The sequence below is a genomic window from Tubulanus polymorphus chromosome 1, tnTubPoly1.2, whole genome shotgun sequence.
TTGTGAAGAAGGCCAAATACCAAGCATTGCAAACAAGTAAGACCTGATACGGTAGGGATGATCGCTGAATAGTTAGTTAAGGAAGGTGAGAAGGGACTAATAGGGatgtgttcaaaagttttgtGAGAAATATATATCCCCAAAAAATCGATGTCAGACAAAAAAATAAGACTTTAGCAGTTGGTGACCGTATCATTAGTGTTAACTTTAATCAGAAAAAACTTATGGCTTGTGAAAATATGCAATGAAAACCTTATATTGGACAAAACTTTGagcaaaaaaattgaaatgttgATAAAAAAGGATACAATAACTTGTGATTTTCctgcaatataaaaatgaatgcatttaataaaacaataacatGTACTTTGATCTGGCCCGCTGGCCAACCCGCAAAAGCAAATAGACCGTACGCTAGCGCCAATCAAACTATGTGGCAAAATTGAGAACTGAAAGAGCACTATCCAGTCGTACTTTGACGATTTATTACACTAATCTACACCATATCTAATTTGTCCACTTCTTTAAATTCATACGAAATTGTCCTTTCAGAGATATTACGCAAATCAAGAGCGTTTTAAGTCACAAACAACGTGTTAAATACTGTTTATCGTTAAAAAATTAGGCAAACCTGACTTAGCACCAGCCATCTTGGAATTTGAAGCCCGGGATTAATGTTTACGTTAGTAACGCGGGTTTAGGAAATCTCAAATAAgcctaatttatttttcaataatctAACACAACATTCAATGAtgataaacaaaaaatattctaTCGATGCGCTTAAATTTGattctaattttgaaaattttgaatttcaaaactaGGTCAAGATCAGTTCGACGACCACATAGAATTATTGAAAACTTGTGTGAATGACCtaagtttttttattttcttaattaaTCCTgataatttaatgtttctcTAATGTTCGTATCAACCAATCGAATGATGCATGTTAATTTCCTCCGCCATGATAGATTTAGCCACATCATCAAAACACTCGACCCACGTGTCAAGACTCGTTCAGAACTTTATTTCTAAAtaagaaatttaaaaacttAAATAGAATCCTAAAATTTTcaccaaataataataaaaatgcaTCTTAGCCACGTTGTAATTTAAAAAACTGCGTTAATATCTCGCAAATGCTAAAAACGCATCGAAAATCGCAAAGCGTTCGTATACTAGAGTAGAAACATGCACATGTACATGCTCATGTGACCGCAAACATGCGCATGTGGCCACTGCGAAACTACATTTTACTCCCTCTTTCGGTCTGCCATTGTTGTTAGTGAGAGATGTCGTCTTCGGAACAGTCGGGAAAAGTATTTCGGGGCATCGTTAAACAGGTAATTATTAACTTAAAATGATGTACATTTATCCCACTCATGAGGGGAATAGCTGTAGCCAATTTATCGATAAATCGGTAGCGTTTTTACGCGTGAAAAAATGTTCCGTATGGGCGACGTGACGTACCGTGTCGTGTCCGTGTTTGTTGGTTGTTGGTATTGAATTGTGTACTGCTCTACTACTACAACAGTACATGTACAGTACATCAGGCCCTACGGCTACTGTGCTTGCGCCTCAAAGCTTAAAATGATCACAGGGGCATGTATCAAAGAACTGTAAAAACGATCTGTTAAtccggtttaatttttttatgaaaaaataactTGCAAATTATTTTACAGACTACAGGTCCTCAGCTCAGGTTAGGCCTTATATGCTAGATTATCGTTTATACAGTACCCGCAACTCTCTGATACGAGCCGCAGTGAAAATGATAGTCTAAATCATAGGCGTTGCCAGAAGGAATCTGCGCAGTAGCGACCGACCCCActtaaaattaaatttgaattcctCTAATTTTATGaagtttcaattttttcatgcACTTTCGTCGAGATAAGAGCCTTAAAAAGTGGTTAAGACGCTTGGAAAGTGCATCTGGCGCCTGATTTTCTTGGGGGtgaattttccaaattttctTGGAACTCCGAAACCCCGGCTCTGGGGATCAGTACACTCCTTTGGCGAGCGTATTCCAGTTATCGCGGATTTCGACCTCCCCGTGGTGACGCCcttgtaaaattgatcactCGTAAAGAATTACAATTTCTGACTCGTgtatctattcattttcaggtgCTCTCCGGTGATTCGATCATCATCCGGGAGCAACCTAAAGGTGGACCGCCTCCCGAAATGAACTTGTGCTTGTCGAATGTAACCGCACCAAAATTGGCGAGACGCGCGAACCCTAACATCGAAGGGGCGCAAGAAACGACAGATGAGGTAAAATATGATCTGTTCCCTGGAATGCCACTGTGGCATGTAAAGATTCGCCCTGTCTGCTAGAGGCTTAGTCATTTCTGATTTCTAAGGGTCTAACCGATGAAACTGCTGTTGAACACTGCAGAGAGAAGTCAGTCACTCAAAAGTTGGCGGGAGTTTGTACGTGTACTCAAGGCGAAGGTGGACAAACGTGCTGCAATTTCAAAAAGTCACTAGAAGGCATACCAACCTTTTAGCGACTACTGCCGCCCTGTACAGACAATAATCAGTATGGGAGCCtcaaaatccagttcaaaaaATAAGATTAACAAATTAGTTTTGACTATTAGGCCTAGGCTTTGtcaattttattatttgattgtGGATAGGCCCTAGCCATTGCTGTAGATTATGGATAGGCCCTAGCTATTGTTGCAGGTTCTCCAggtgaatgaattgaaatattgttgatcTTAATGTACTCACGACAGTCATTTATAATGAGaatgttcatatttttgtctacctattgtattcatatgtaGTCACAGCTTGCGTGAACTGTCCAGATGACCAGCTGTGTATACCTGATTCAATTAATCATCCTCAGCAATGCTAGTTGCTGAGGCCATTCACAAAGGATTTTCGACTTATTGGAAGAGATGTttaaaaattatcaattttcctAACTCACCTGGGATTCGTTAAGGGCATTTAAAAAgctgaaaattggaaaaaaaacctttttccaGGTTGGGCAATATGCACTGGGCTTGGAAGTGAATAGCTTCAAAGTGACAGTGAATTTTAATCAACGGTGCACCTTTGAACccagttttcaatttttggtTAGATTTTAGTTGATAGATTAGTTACAAACCTTAACTacagagtcaaataaaacttttgaaccgAGTCCTGGGTCAAGTTTCAATGAAAAGGTTCAACTTgtcaaatttttggtttatttCCTATCAGTTACTTCATGTTTCATTGAGGACAACCGAACCATTTTATGCTCAAACTTTTTCCTGAAACGGGACCCTGTAAAGCGTTACGATGAATCAGTGtgaagaaaataatttgaaaactaGACTATGATTTCGCTTTTGTTTCAGCCTTTCGCCTGGGAAGCACGCGAGTTCTTAAGAAAAAAGCTAATCGGAAAAGAAATCACATTCATTGAAGAATATTCTCCCCCATCCGCCGGTAGAAAATACGGATTCGTATTCGTCGGAAGAGGTTTGTTTTTATAGCCCCAATTTCGTGGTTCTGCAAATGCTCGAATTGTCTATCATCAAATGAATATGTTCTCTTTTATAGACCCTACTGTAGATGAAAATATCACGGAATCGATTGTTGCCGAAGGTTTAGTAGAAGTTCGCAGAGCTGGAATCCGCGCTACGGAGTAAGTATTACTGATTTGATTGTAGTTTTACTAAAATGGATCCAATTTATTCGAGTCATATGAGACCAATTAGCCTAGATGAATACATTTATGTAGATTTATAGGTAAAGGTCaattataatttgatttagagGGCGGTCGTTGTTTGCATATCACAGCTTGCTTGTAGCTTGTGATGTATCACAACATCTTAGCTTAGTCCAGCCTTGTTTAGAAGATCAGGGTGGAAATGCGCATGTCTTTCGACATAGAAATTATCATCTTAACATatgaattgatgaaatcaTAAGGAGCCTGTCAATTTTCATTGTGGGTGTCCCTTCGAGTTTGCGTAGACTACAAGTTTTTGTGATATCACATGCCAGGTGGTGTCTCAACATGAGAAATTGAAAGAGAATCAGGGAATCTTGGATTTCTTTTGGGAAAATCAGGGGATTCTGACTTGTTCtcttgaaaatcagggaagtCAGGAAATTTTTGGTGTATTGGTGTTCTTGCCAGTGATGAGTGGACTTAAAGAACCTTTTGATCAAGAAACAGTCCCCACAATCCATTGattcaatcagaaaaattTTGGTCAAGGTTCAGGGGAATTTTGGCTTCCCTGATTAAGTTAGTAAGAACCCATGATTTTTAATGAAGCTTTATATAAGCATAGAACTCAAGAGGGGCTGGGCACAAAACAAGGTCATGTTGTCTCAATGTTGTCTTTATTTTGTATGTTGCGTTTAGTGAAAAACAACAGAGATTGGTTCAGTTAGAAGATGCCGCAAAAGAGGCGGGCAAAGGAAAATGGGCAACTGGAACTGGTTCAACGAATGTACGTAATGTTGTATGGAACTTGGAGAATCCTCGATTCTTTGTTGATTTGTTCAAAGGAAAGCCAGTTGATGGTGAGTGCCAAAATCATAATCTGTTTGATTCAACGTAGCTTGTCTAAATGAAATTATGTTGTAACTTGTATCATATATTGcggatatttttgaattttagctATAATTGAGCACGTTAGAGATGGTTGCACTGTGAGAGCTTTTGTGCTGCCTTCTTTCCACTACATCACCGTTATGTTGTCAGGAATCAAGGTATGTGTAACTGTTCTTTTTATGCCAAATTCTGTAAGGAAATACACACTTGGATTGCCCTAGTACAGTTAAGACAAGATGCTGGAGGACCATGTACCCGGTATGGTTGCTACTCATTGTGTTTTACGAACAGACACACATTACTTGAATGAAAATACATCTTGTTAGATGTCTACATTATTAGACACTTCAACTCACATTTTTGGTAACCGTAGTTGAATAGTACTATGGTGTAGGCTATAATTTATAATCCTCTCAAAGGTTTTTAACCTGAATGCATGAATACTACCTTCATGAACAACAAATGTATGTTCTTTACAGTCAACTTGAGATATATGGTCCACATTGGTGATTGTGGATTTTAGGGGTATGAGAGTATGGCCGTCTATCGGGGGTTCATTTTAACCTTTTTTCTAAGAAAAATCTTGGCATTATGGTGCGCTTACCAGGGATCGTCTGTATTAGTGGTGTCTGAACTGTCCAGATTAAGTAGATTTCGGGGcttctttcatttttcagtgTCCAATGTTCAATAATCGCAATAACGAATCTAAACCCGATGAGTTCGCCGAAGAAGCGAAGTTCTTTACCGAATCGCGTTTGTTGCAAAGGGAAGTACAGATCGTCCTTGAGGGAGTTTCGAATCAGAACCTTCTCGGCACCGTTTTACATCCAGTAAGTAATGAACACATTCATCCTTTCAGTGCGTAAATACTGCTGTGGGATGCATGAATTGGTGATGAACTTTGCTAGTACAACGCATCGTGGTGTATTGACGTAATTAGTTGATATCTCTTGATGAAACATGGCAATACTTGTCAAACATGTCGAAATAAAAGTAACTCATGACATGCTGCATCGTGTTGTAGATGCTATTGAGCAATATGCCTGTTATACAGGCCACttgggtggaatttttcaaaatctttgaattatctctagcactataaaataacaattagCACTGAAAGGTTTAAGCTGTTGCAGCAGTAGTGAAAGAATTAAGTGTCCAACAGAACAAGTTTTCTCAGAAAAGGTTAATTGCTTGTAAAAGGCGTTGTCATATGAACAAACAATTGTTCCTTTACAGAATGGAAACATTGCTGAGATTCTGCTGAAAGAAGGATTCGCTCGTTGTGTCGATTGGAGTATGGGAGTCATCGCGAACGCGGATGTGCGCGAAAAATTACGAGCCGCTGAAAAGTAAGCGGAAATCCACTATCCTATAACTTTACAACCCTGCTTAATCCAGTAGTAACGTGCACGTTATATACAATCATTCCAATTGTACTTCGGTACTACCGATATTCCTTTACAGAATTGATTTCTCATAAATCAGATATATCGGTATTGACATTGGTCCTGCGTGATCTGGATTGAGATGGTTTGAGCTGTATAGAAATCGTAATATCTTGACGTTGATCGATGCGCCAAATGCTGATTAAAATTCCAATTTACAGGCTAGCAAGAGATAATAAGAAGCGCGTTTGGAAAGACTATAAACCATCTGCTGCGGCTATTGAAGTAAAAGACAAATCATTTACTGCGAaggtaattgaaaaaaaatctattggTGATCATTTCACTGTAGACACTAGTGTGATGCTGGATAGGCAAGTAATTACCGGGTATAGCGTTCAACTGCCAGATCCTTGGTTTGAACCCTCTGCATAAGTGTTCCCAGGCAAGACATTCATTCTCGTCGCCTCTATCCACCCAGGAGCAATTCAATCTGAGTCCTTAGTAGCaactgtattgttttaaactccccagggagagatagATGACTGATTCAGctagatatatgtatatggcTGTGCGTGTATATAGTCTAGGGGCCAAAAAACCTAAGAATAAGTGCATTTGAACTGTATTTTTCTTGGGCCGTCTATATGAACATAAAAATTGATTAccagtattattattaacgaATAAGGGGCTAGTCATAATTTTGTATCAATTGTATATGCAGGTAGTTGAAGTGGTCAACGGCGATGCTTTGGTCGTAAAACAGGACACCGGATTCAAGAAAATATTCCTCGCTAGCGTGCGCCCGCCGCGCATGTCCGATACGCCGGACGCCGAGAAAAAGGAAAGCGGTAAACAGGGCCGCACGAGGCCGCTATACGACGTGCCGTACATGTTCGAGGCGCGCGAATTCCTGCGCAAGAAACTGATCGGAAagaaagttcaagttcaagttgaTTATATTCAACCAGCTTCGCAGGGTTATCCCGAGAAAACGTGCTGCACTGTCTCTATCCGAGGACTGTACGTATATTTATAATCTGTTCaatatatatgttattattaatattattattattattagcattactattgttatcattaccaccaatcttcttttttttactCTAGGGGGCCTGAACGTCTTAGTGATTGTACAGCCTTTAAGGCTCTGTTCAGGTCCCTCATCATCAATCTACTTATTTGTTATacattttatttgtaattataattgatgatgaaataaatgacaTTACATTACATAAGCTGATCACTAATCGTCACTCCCACGCACTCCATTTATTCTGTATGCTTTGTTAAGCATTGTGTACATAAGggtaatttgatttatttgatacCTCCTCTACCCTCCAGTATTTgtcattgataataatgatgatattattTTTGAACTCAACGCTCTctacaacaatagataaaattGAGGCGATTACTGGGTTGTAGATATAAGATTCGTTAAGATAACATTCtctaaataaaaatgttctaACCAATGATTTAAACACCTTAAACGATGATGTAATGTAGCCCTAATGTGTTTTTGGCAAACTATTCCATAGACGAGGGGCAGAGAAAGAAAATAATCTTATACCACTAACCTTGGAAATTGCTAAAAtgataattacatcatttccATGCAATTTGCATGGCTATCATATTCTCATAAGAAGCCAGTCGTATTGTGTATTGTCTTAGTTTAGGGAGGAGGACACTAATAATTGGTTTGACAGTGACAATCTAGTTGGCTGTGTTGGCTAAATTTTCAGCAAAGTCTTGAATTACATCTGCTTTAAATTCCAACAGTGAGAATGGAATAAATCTCATGTTTTAATCAGAAGTTTCTCTCATTTTATATAGGAATGTAGCTGAAGCGTTAATCAGTAAAGGCCTGGCATCGGTTATCAGATATAGACAGGGAGATGATTCACGATCATCGTCTTACGACAGCTTACTGGCAGCAGAAGAGAAAGCTAAGAAGTATCTCGTTGGCATTCACAGCAAGAAAGAGCCTCCGATTCACAGGGTTGCTGATATTTCAGGCGTAAGTCCtcaacaacttgggtttttaTGTATATTGTCGATGTTTATGTGATTTTCTGCACAATAGTGGGATCATGTAATCCTAATCAGGGATTTGATCAGTCTGGGCAGGGATTCTAACCTGATGGTATCAATACTCCGCCACTCTAGACCCAGTGCGTATGTACATTCACAGGTTGCCTGTTGTATAATCACTGAAGCAAATTTCACCGATGAATTATAAAAGGAAAAACCTGCGTTAGAATAAAATGTGATTTCTGATTCGCTTATAATGACATCACATAGCTGCGCACTTGGGCTAGTCAGGGAGGGTTTCATACCATGGCGAGtcttgatgccatcaggtttgaatctcTGGCGGGGGAGAATGTCAGTGGCTGTACCcctgaatgaatatttcaccCTAGATTGAATGTGTGTTCATCGAATTAATAtgcaaatttctttttcacagGATGTAGCTAAGGCTAAACAATTTCTGCCGTTCCTGCAGCGAGCTGGTCGATCTACGGGCATCGTCGAGTTCGTCGCCAGCGGGTCTCGTTTGAGGATCTTCATCAGCCGTGAAACGTGTCTGATTACATTGCTACTATCGGGTATTAACTGCAGCCGATCTTCGCGACCCGGCGCCGGCGGCGTTACCGTGCCCGGCGAACCGTTCGGCGAGGAAGCTATGCTGTTTACGAAAGAGCAGTGCTTACAAAGAGAGGTTAGTcttctggggccggttccacagtcaagacttaagaccaaaagtggtcttaaaccttaagactggtcttaagttgttagattggctatagaactaagtttgtcttagaccggtcttaagtctaagccctgtctatggaaccggcccctggtttGTGTTGTTCGTGGTATCGTAGTCTTAGCGAATAGCGATTATGATTAGTGTCGTTCAAATAAAAAGGTAACGGCTATCTTCTTTTAAGTTAACTCATtcgaaataaactaattttaactcagagttaactctaaacccacaactgtgaaactggatctgACATGTGCTGATAATACCTGACTTATGGCTGTATGGTCAGTCTATAGATAATCAGCAATATAGACTGTTACCTAACTGACTCCTATATTATTTCGGTTCCTGTATCGAATGACTAGTCAAAgttacaaataaaaaacacaataaatgataattctaATCCCTTTAATTCACAGGTTGAGGTTGAAATAGAAGACATGGATAAGGGCGGAAACTTCATCGGTTGGTTGTACGTCGACAACTTGAATCTGTCTGTGGCTTTAGTGGAAGAAGGTCTCGCCTCAGTTCATTTCACAGCTGAACGTTCGTCGAATTACAAGCCTTTGAAAGTCGCCGAGGATAACgctaagaaaagaaaatctaaTGTAAGTCGTATATTTGTCGAATTGATACTGTTTACCCCATTATTGTAGCTGGGTAGTAATTCAGTCATTAGTCTTTCCAATCTTGAGGGCTGCAGAGATCCTTGTTTGATATTTCTCCATagacctctctctctctctctcagcgTTGACGACCCAGCATTACTACTTACCAGGTATTACTGGTATTATCTAACAATGGCATATTTTCTCGTGTCCTCAAGGATCCTATTATTGCCTATAGTTAAGCAAGTATGGCTTGAAGGATACTAGTATTTTAAAAATAGTCATAGAGTActtatgaatatgaatagatTATGATCATAAGTCCTGAGTGATTAACAGTCGATGATAATGTTTTTCGTTTAGCTCTGGGCTACTTACGAAGAACCCAAAGAAGAAGTTGTGAAAGAAGAACCTGGTGAGAGGAAAGTGAACTACAAACCAGTCGTCATAACCGAAGTCACAGACACTGGTCATTTCTACATTCAACACGTTGACAATGGTAAGGATTCTCTAAGATTTAACATTGAAAAGTTATCAACTTCATTTGTTTTCTGTACTTTTCCTTTCATTAACCGTTGTATTCATGAATGACATGACGTTTTAGGTCCAGCCTTGGAAGAAATGATGGAAAAACTTCGATCGGACTTGGAGGTCAACCCACCTTTGGCCGGTGCGTATACGCCAAAGAAAGGAGATATTTGCGCGTCGAAGTTCATGGATGGTTTGTGGTACAGAGCTCGCATTGAGAAGGTCACTACGAATACAGTACACGTATTGTATATCGATTACGGAAATGTAAGTTCAGTTCCGGTCATCGTCATCAGCAAGTAATCGGAATTTTTTGTGAAAACGTGGACCATCGTGTCATCGATAGCGTATTAGATGTTTCATGTGTCTCTGTTCTACAGCGAGAGGTTACCAACAGCTCCCAATTGGCAAATCTACCTCCAAGTTTCAAGTCATTGCCCGCTCAAGCCCAGGAATGTGCGCTGGCTTGCGTTCAACTACCACCCGATGTAAGTTCATGTGTGATTCGTTCGTTTGATTCCTTGATGCCATGATGATAAGCTGCTCTAGTTGACCTGGCATATAGCTACGTATTTATTACTATCAGCGAGTCAGAAATTGCGTCTCTTATAGCGTGTGTTGTGAATATACATCAGGAAAtctggagccagttgctcaaaagttggctcaagttaaccagtggatagttgacatacaaacaattaaaagttcattgttactatggtatttatccaccggttatcttaaccaacctttgagcaactggcccctgatcgGTAGCACTGCATGGCAGGTTAACTAGGGTTTATGTCATAACATTCAAATCAGCCGACTGAGGAAGTATGCATGCAAATAGTCATTGGAATAGTTATTTGTGATTTAACAAATCACATTTGATTTTCTAGGAGGAGGCAATGAAAGATGGAGTCGATGCCATACAGCACGACATCATCAACAAACAACTGATGATGAACGTCGAATACAAGGTCGGAAATCTGGAGCACGTATCGCTGGTTACCACCGACAGTAAGGAAGACATCGGACAGGCGTTGATCGCCGATGGAATTCTTCTCGTCGAAAACCGACGCGAAAAACGCCTCGCTAAGATGGTGTCCGAATACACGAAAGCTCAGGAGAAAGCAAAATCCGCTCGGGTAAGATTAATTTCCCGCTCCAATGGGGtagtggcaagcgaggatttgCTAGTGGTTCCTGGGTTACCGTGCTCCGATTCTTTCTCAATTTCAAATACTGGTATATTCCCAGTTGTCTcattcgtaaatcaatttttagtgaaatcaatatcatACACCGAGTAAGAGAGGAAGCTAATCTTATCTTATCCGATGAatggtttgataatttttggaTTCGAAAGCCTAGAAATCAAGTAcagattttattgaaaatgaattgattttcactATGAATGACCCGGTGTTTGGTGCCAGGggggccactgacctggagaACGCGGGGAAACATAGATATCTTCAGGGAAAACTCgggaaatttgatgaatttggccaaaacaaggaatttGGATGATGCTACTGATTACATGTTTCCCTCTGAGTAAgttattcaatgaaaaatgaatgaattctaatattatgaacctagaaatttctctgattcactcgtTTTGTGTATTTGCGTAATCGCATGGAAAAATCAGAGAAAACTCAGTCGATTTGTTAATGGGCGGAAACACCCTGCGTGCAGAAAGTGTAAACTTCTCTTTTAGTTCTCTACAGTTCGTTAATCGATTTTCTtggtacgtttttttttttcagatgaaccttTGGCGTTACGGCGACTTCCGCGAAGACGAAGCTCGCGAATTCGGTTTCAAGTAATCGTAAAACCGTCCGTCGGCCTCTCGTAGTGCGACTACGCGGCGTCACGGTAAAAAAAATGCAGCAATGGCAATGCTAACACAAGATAAAGTTAGGaatatttaatcaaatttgCAGTGAAAACACAAGTCAAAGTtaggaatattttgaattatattacattgatttgaaatatattgataatatatatatatatatacttctatatatacatacatatatatatttttgggGTTTTTGCTGCTGAGTAAGTCGCGGCTGATCGAAACGATAGTTGGCGTTCGGTGACGGCTTATTCGGCAGCGTTCAGGAATATGGGTTTCGATTTATGGAAAAACTTCCAATGTGTTATCAAACAATGCGTGGGTGCACAATTACTGTCATTATTCAGTTCCCGTATCTGCATGGATCATAACATTATTAACTTATTCTTTCAACGGTGCTATTTCCCCTTAATGCTTAGCGCGAATATTTCTACACGTTTActtcaacttcttcaccattcCTATGTTTTTCTACGtgtctatttattattattatgatgaggctagtattgatattgaaggTCATAATTTTGTTCTGTATGCATTTAATGAAGTTATTATAcgttgatatttttgaaatgttgataGCTTGTACAGAGCATACACCGATAAGTATTTTCAAAACCGTTATCTTATTATTGTAACTGATCAATTCTTTAAGAACTACTTAACACATTTTGCACCATCAATTGACGGCCATTTTTATTCCACAAATCTATTTGAAGATGAACACTTGTGTCAATCGCTGTACAGGAATGGATCCAGGCTGGCAGACTTAATGGTACTTACACTGGGGTGGATCAAAGGGTCATGAAAATTGGAGTAAATCAAAATCTTTGTTGCATTACTGAAAGTCAGATGTTCTGGGttcggttccacagttatgagttaaaatcagttcgttttcgatgttttaacactggagtcaaatttaactcacaactgtggaactggaccctcgGTATTACTGTAAAATGCTTGCACTTGTCAACCTTCTGAATGGTTAAGTTTCATAATCGGAATATTTAAGGGCTACAGAGCCTTGAAACCTAGCAGCATGTTGCTCCTGTGCTTTCACAAACTACAGTTGGTATACGCCCATCCAATCATAAAAGCTAATGCTTACCACTGAAGATTAATTTACTTACTAGCTTAGCAATAGCTACCGAGGTTActgtgaatgaaaaaaaaggaatTAGGTTGTAAATCTGTCCCTGGATTCATTCCTTCTAGGAAAATGTATGCCTTTTGGGACTTTCATTTACCTTATTGATTGCCAGTTTGATTTACTgaatcattattcattattatgatTAGGTATTATGTGTTTATTGAGTTCtttataaaagaaaatgttttaaattttatttagAGATTGATGTGAACGATTCTGTctttaataaaagttttatatCCACTCACTTAATTGGAACTGATAATGATGGTTAAAAAAAGAGATTACAATAAAATCGACATGCAtgggagataaattagtttgTGTTAACTTATTATAGTTTCTGTAATTAGTCTTGTGTGACGTGACTTATAGTCACGTATCAATCGTCAGGCTTATTGAATTAAACCCGACTTTCAACACATCATCAGCGTTCTTTAACTGATACCGAGTCATTTTCGATGTTAGCTCTATTTGAATGAGCCATCACTGATCTCTGGGATATTAGGGTGTGGAGCTCTAGAAAGGTTTTGGCTAGTTGTATGATTGAAGGTTTCCATCTTCCAGTCATCTGCGAACCAGCTTTCTTCCAATATCCCCACGTGGAAAGAGACTAATTTGACTAAAAATTGTAATAAGTGGACTTGTAAAATTCCATGATCCATGTAGTGACCCGCAAGCAAGGATGCC
It includes:
- the LOC141900751 gene encoding staphylococcal nuclease domain-containing protein 1-like, whose protein sequence is MSSSEQSGKVFRGIVKQVLSGDSIIIREQPKGGPPPEMNLCLSNVTAPKLARRANPNIEGAQETTDEPFAWEAREFLRKKLIGKEITFIEEYSPPSAGRKYGFVFVGRDPTVDENITESIVAEGLVEVRRAGIRATDEKQQRLVQLEDAAKEAGKGKWATGTGSTNVRNVVWNLENPRFFVDLFKGKPVDAIIEHVRDGCTVRAFVLPSFHYITVMLSGIKCPMFNNRNNESKPDEFAEEAKFFTESRLLQREVQIVLEGVSNQNLLGTVLHPNGNIAEILLKEGFARCVDWSMGVIANADVREKLRAAEKLARDNKKRVWKDYKPSAAAIEVKDKSFTAKVVEVVNGDALVVKQDTGFKKIFLASVRPPRMSDTPDAEKKESGKQGRTRPLYDVPYMFEAREFLRKKLIGKKVQVQVDYIQPASQGYPEKTCCTVSIRGLNVAEALISKGLASVIRYRQGDDSRSSSYDSLLAAEEKAKKYLVGIHSKKEPPIHRVADISGDVAKAKQFLPFLQRAGRSTGIVEFVASGSRLRIFISRETCLITLLLSGINCSRSSRPGAGGVTVPGEPFGEEAMLFTKEQCLQREVEVEIEDMDKGGNFIGWLYVDNLNLSVALVEEGLASVHFTAERSSNYKPLKVAEDNAKKRKSNLWATYEEPKEEVVKEEPGERKVNYKPVVITEVTDTGHFYIQHVDNGPALEEMMEKLRSDLEVNPPLAGAYTPKKGDICASKFMDGLWYRARIEKVTTNTVHVLYIDYGNREVTNSSQLANLPPSFKSLPAQAQECALACVQLPPDEEAMKDGVDAIQHDIINKQLMMNVEYKVGNLEHVSLVTTDSKEDIGQALIADGILLVENRREKRLAKMVSEYTKAQEKAKSARMNLWRYGDFREDEAREFGFK